One genomic segment of Panicum virgatum strain AP13 chromosome 2N, P.virgatum_v5, whole genome shotgun sequence includes these proteins:
- the LOC120659559 gene encoding uncharacterized protein LOC120659559, which produces MPPLSASATATRFAADWVVDALAGDETLEFSVLKALVGASPESLAGAPEATRERVALRCLEEVSSVIAAGGDAAATVKVLRVDDARSCEDLLLQLIGEVGNSGNLEKDLLPPFSQDIQNVIRIKKPTLPQTSFELLREVDPDIKSTAPSSQLEQNGTTQLDNEQSPCSSNDHVNIEKPRLPTDNGELQQEALVNLVDESDSRIIEMDSVAPTSVLHQPCTSDSKCRYPLQEDAIGASSLGPRSQERSPTVEGNISVEPVPASASCDAALQGSITEPLSKHVMEYHTTVVQRQSNRETSPSPPHYIDGERPHNDCTSDLPSKDPRHEELSMHTTVNPDIDRSSDALPTNASKPECVTTQNTTMISQPHSSGTHLSTLQNRSGERVNQHLDDVSASIEPVEKDHVYEKLTLQAASALLSMSCNGNIQGGKSETNHQSGNTTEHTMVFEQQNVGRSHLEVSKANKVNQAPHDGSIQENNVVNGGPNAQIAPSSQPCNITLHDKISEADYLSEENTGKNRSDVQKCGCSASVPSSAQDGDGKGATKIPNKENFGDTSVEVSVPCSDYNLRGTAAAGLLAMTDKMPFRTKDQDINDSLGDLSQQDLCIKCGKDGPLLKCSSCLLTAHDSCFGSSATFEDTGLFCCPVCFCTKATEAYKKAKKTYCEARKNLAAFLGTTRLVKQHDEKPNGSLPVAANRKGHSNGCDSPKRKNIDQNEADNLAHQDEEPYQQRKKQKINGTGNGYPEQVVIEKVPFPSSDVAPVNKHTVLKNNSSQRVQGAEKQQQVENKEAGNDNSSHETRSLSQKKCGPPANEEVEADREDGLANSHQPDDTDKLEATSSNVSGNRSSPPWHNMRHSKARLHANETVASSSSRKTAQKDHRMPSSRQRNYAYQQKRYSNPVAPSGRRSKLCWTEEEAAALKEAMAKFTPQDDTPIPWVQILEYGRDVFHRTRLPSDLRVKWRNMKKRAGY; this is translated from the exons ATGCCAcccctctccgcctccgccacaGCCACCCGCTTCGCCGCCGACTGGGTCGTCGACGCCCTCGCCGGAGACGAGACCCTCGAGTTCTCCGTCCTCAAGG CGCTCGTGGGCGCTTCGCCGGAGTCCCTCGCGGGCGCCCCTGAGGCCACGCGGGAGCGGGTCGCGCTCCGGTGCCTGGAGGAGGTATCGTCCGTGATAGCTGCAGGGGGTGATGCCGCGGCGACGGTCAAGGTGCTTAGGGTTGATGACGCCCGGTCATGTGAGGATTTGCTGCTTCAGCTTATCGGAGAG GTTGGAAATTCTGGAAACTTGGAGAAGGATTTGCTTCCACCTTTCAGTCAAGACATCCAGAATGTTATTCGCATCAAGAAACCTACATTACCACAAACTTCCTTTGAGTTG CTAAGAGAAGTTGATCCGGACATCAAGTCTACGGCCCCATCATCCCAACTGGAGCAGAATGGCACCACCCAACTTGACAATGAGCAGTCCCCGTGCAGCAGCAATGATCATGTAAATATAGAGAAGCCTAGGCTTCCTACAGACAATGGGGAGCTTCAGCAAGAGGCCCTGGTAAATTTAGTGGATGAATCAGACTCAAGAATTATTGAAATGGATTCGGTCGCACCAACTTCTGTTCTTCACCAACCATGCACATCCGACAGTAAGTGTCGCTATCCTCTGCAAGAAGATGCTATAGGTGCTTCTAGTTTGGGTCCCAGGTCTCAAGAGAGGAGTCCTACTGTGGAGGGGAACATTTCAGTTGAACCCGTGCCTGCTTCGGCTAGCTGTGATGCAGCTTTGCAGGGAAGCATTACTGAACCATTGTCCAAGCATGTTATGGAGTATCATACTACCGTGGTTCAACGACAATCTAATAGGGAAACATCTCCAAGCCCACCACACTATATTGATGGAGAGAGACCACATAATGATTGCACCAGCGATCTGCCATCGAAGGATCCCAGGCATGAAGAGTTATCCATGCATACCACAGTAAATCCAGATATTGACAGAAGCAGTGATGCGTTGCCAACAAATGCATCTAAACCTGAGTGTGTTACCACACAGAATACAACCATGATTTCACAACCTCACAGCAGCGGAACTCATCTGAGTACTCTGCAGAACAGAAGTGGTGAGAGAGTAAACCAACATCTAGATGATGTCAGTGCAAGTATTGAGCCAGTGGAAAAGGACCATGTTTATGAGAAGCTGACTCTTCAAGCTGCTAGTGCTTTACTTTCTATGAGCTGCAATGGCAATATTCAAGGAGGGAAATCTGAAACCAACCATCAGTCAGGGAATACTACAGAGCATACTATGGTGTTTGAACAACAGAATGTTGGCAGGTCACATCTAGAAGTCAGTAAGGCCAACAAGGTTAATCAAGCACCACATGATGGCAGCATTCAGGAAAATAATGTGGTTAACGGTGGGCCTAATGCACAGATTGCTCCAAGTTCACAACCCTGCAATATAACCTTGCATGATAAAATTTCAGAAGCTGACTATTTATCTGAGGAGAATACTGGAAAGAACAGAAGTGATGTTCAGAAATGTGGTTGCAGTGCGTCTGTTCCAAGCTCTGCTCAGGATGGAGACGGAAAAGGTGCAACAAAGATACCGAACAAGGAAAATTTTGGGGATACCTCTGTAGAAGTATCTGTCCCTTGCTCAGATTATAATTTACgtggcactgctgctgctggtcttCTGGCAATGACTGACAAAATGCCTTTCCGTACCAAGGATCAAGACATTAATGATTCTCTTGGGGATTTGTCACAACAAGATTTGTGCATAAAATGTGGCAAAGATGGTCCGTTGCTGAAATGCAGCAGCTGTTTGTTAACTGCTCATGATAGCTGTTTTGGTTCATCAGCAACATTTGAAGATACTGGACTATTCTGCTGCCCAGTATGCTTCTGTACAAAAGCCACTGAAGCATATAAAAAAGCAAAGAAAACATACTGTGAAGCTAGGAAAAACCTAGCTGCTTTCCTTGGCACAACACGTTTGGTCAAGCAACATGATGAGAAACCAAATGGATCTCTGCCAGTAGCTGCCAACAGAAAGGGACATTCAAATGGGTGTGACTCgccaaaaaggaaaaatatcGATCAAAATGAAGCAGATAACCTTGCTCATCAGGATGAAGAGCCTTATCAACAGAGGAAGAAGCAGAAAATAAATGGTACAGGCAATGGTTATCCTGAACAGGTAGTCATTGAGAAGGTTCCTTTTCCGAGTTCTGATGTTGCACCCGTGAATAAACATACCGTTCTCAAGAATAATAGTAGCCAGAGAGTCCAGGGTGCAGAGAAACAGCAGCAGGTGGAAAACAAAGAAGCTGGCAATGACAATTCCTCCCATGAAACAAGAAGTTTATCTCAGAAAAAATGCGGTCCTCCTGCAAATGAGGAAGTTGAGGCTGACAGAGAGGATGGTCTTGCAAATTCTCACCAACCTGATGATACTGATAAATTAGAAGCCACATCTTCAAATGTCTCTGGCAATAGATCATCCCCCCCTTGGCATAACATGAGACACAGCAAAGCAAGATTACATGCGAATGAGACAGTGGCATCAAGTAGCTCTAGAAAAACTGCACAGAAGGATCATCGCATGCCTTCATCAAGACAAAGAAATTATGCATATCAGCAGAAGCGTTA TTCCAATCCTGTTGCACCAAGTGGAAGGCGCTCAAAGCTCTGTTGGacagaagaagaagcagcagctCTGAAG GAAGCAATGGCAAAATTCACCCCACAGGATGACACGCCAATTCCATGGGTTCAGATTCTAGAATACGGTAGGGATGTGTTCCACAGGACGCGCCTCCCATCTGATTTGAGAGTCAAGTGGAGGAACATGAAGAAGAGAGCAGGCTATTGA
- the LOC120658694 gene encoding cytochrome P450 94B3-like, translating into MELSLTSPPLVVVLLLALLLQLLRYRRRRDPRKQPRAHGLRVYPLLGTLPHLIKNRHRFLEWSTGVLQRSPTHTISFKAVGFGGGVITANPANVEHILKTNFGNYPKGELTVAMVEDLLGGGIFNSDGDRWLWQRKAASHEFSTSSLRAFVADTVRFEVAERLLPLLARAAPDGRTLDLQDVLQRFAFDNICSVAFDEDPACLAGSGEGDRSGSAAEFMRAFDDAQSAVVSRLMSRPRSLWRVRRLLNTEPERRMRAAAGKIRAYAGRIVRERRERAEAGRARGDDLLSRFAARGEHGDEGLRDVVTNFLLAGRDTTSSALTWFFWAVSCRPDVEDRIVREIRAVRASSPGAAGAAPPFSLDELRGMHYLHAAISESMRLDPPVAVNTRRCGRDEFLPDGTFAGRGWQVSYSAYAMARVAEVWGGDCEEFRPERWLDGGGAFRPESPFKYPVFHAGPRTCLGREMAYVQMKSIVACVFERFTLPFPGGEGQPGLVLAVTLRMKGGLPMQVNERTA; encoded by the coding sequence TGCTCATGGCCTCAGGGTCTATCCGCTCCTCGGCACGCTCCCGCACCTGATCAAGAACCGGCACCGCTTCCTCGAGTGGTCGACCGGCGTCCTGCAGCGCAGCCCCACGCATACCATATCCTTCAAGGCCgtcggcttcggcggcggcgtcatcaCGGCCAACCCGGCCAACGTCGAGCACATTCTCAAGACCAACTTCGGCAACTACCCCAAGGGCGAGCTCACGGTGGCCATGGTCGAGGAcctgctcggcggcggcatctTCAACTCCGACGGCGACCGCTGGCTGTGGCAGCGCAAGGCCGCCAGCCACGAGTTCAGCACAAGCTCGCTCAGGGCCTTCGTCGCCGACACCGTCCGGTTCGAGGTCGCCGAgcggctgctgccgctgctggccCGGGCGGCGCCCGACGGGCGCACGCTGGACTTGCAGGACGTGCTCCAGCGCTTCGCGTTCGACAACATCTGCAGCGTCGCCTTCGACGAGGACCCGGCGTGCCTCGCCGGGAGCGGAGAGGGCGACCGGAGCGGCTCCGCCGCGGAGTTCATGCGCGCCTTCGACGACGCGCAGAGCGCCGTCGTGTCCCGGCTGATGTCGCGACCCAGGTCGCTCTGGCGGGTCAGGAGGCTGCTCAACACGGAGCCCGAGAGGCGGATGCGCGCGGCCGCAGGCAAGATCCGCGCCTACGCCGGCAGGATCGTCCGCGAGCGCAGGGAGAGGGCGGAggccgggcgcgcgcgcggggacgACCTCCTGTCGCGCTTCGCCGCTCGCGGCGAGCACGGCGACGAGGGCCTCCGGGACGTGGTCACCAacttcctcctcgccggccgcgacaCGACGTCGTCGGCGCTGACTTGGTTCTTCTGGGCGGTCTCCTGCCGGCCCGACGTGGAGGACAGGATCGTGCGCGAGATCCGCGCGGTGCGCGCATcgtcgccgggcgccgccggcgcggcgccgccgttcTCCCTCGACGAGCTGCGCGGCATGCACTACCTCCACGCGGCCATCTCGGAGTCCATGCGGCTGGACCCGCCGGTGGCCGTCAACACGCGCCGCTGCGGGCGCGACGAGTTCCTGCCCGACGGCACGTTCGCGGGGAGAGGGTGGCAGGTGAGCTACTCCGCGTACGCCATGGCGCGGGTGGCGGAGGTGTGGGGCGGGGACTGCGAGGAGTTCCGGCCGGAGCggtggctcgacggcggcggcgcgttccgGCCTGAGAGCCCGTTCAAGTACCCCGTCTTCCACGCTGGGCCGAGGACGTGCCTCGGCAGGGAGATGGCCTACGTGCAGATGAAGTCCATTGTCGCCTGCGTGTTCGAGAGGTTCACCCTGCCGttccccggcggcgaggggcagcCTGGCCTTGTGCTTGCCGTGACGCTACGGATGAAAGGTGGCTTGCCAATGCAAGTGAACGAGAGGACGGCTTAG